From Stigmatopora argus isolate UIUO_Sarg chromosome 14, RoL_Sarg_1.0, whole genome shotgun sequence, the proteins below share one genomic window:
- the ccdc43 gene encoding coiled-coil domain-containing protein 43 isoform X1, with protein MHLSLLLCSSCVQTIIKAGRKTAAIRMPGEGPQRAKMAAPSADTGEFESWLNERLDALEVDREVYGAYILGVLQEEESDEEKQDALQGILSAFLDEDKLEDVCQQIIKYWKEYHSSANIRDAGDVEVLAIASMIEKQAQIVVKQKEVSEESKKRKEALLAQYANITDEDDEGEEEDSPNGNIIPGQDKSMFKNTNVEEVLNRQKQKREQAREDSQKKKEMDKMQREKDKLAKDERKEKEKKRTQKGERKR; from the exons ATGCACCTGAGCCTTTTGCTATGCAGCAGCTGCGTGCAGACCATCATTAAG GCGGGTCGAAAGACAGCCGCAATCCGCATGCCGGGTGAAGGACCCCAAAGAgccaagatggccgcgcccTCGGCAGACACCGGGGAGTTTGAAAGTTGGCTAAATGAACGACTAGACGCGTTGGAAGTGGACCGAGAGGTGTACGGGGCTTACATTTTAGGCGTGCTTCAAGAAGAGGAGAGCGATGAGGAGAAGCAAGACGCGCTTCAGGGGATTTTATCGGCATTTTTG GATGAAGACAAACTGGAAGATGTCTGTCAGCAGATCATCAAGTATTGGAAGGAGTATCACAGCTCGGCAAACATACGAGATGCTGGAGACG TTGAGGTCCTGGCCATCGCCAGTATGATCGAGAAGCAGGCTCAGATTGTGGTGAAGCAGAAAGAAGTGTCAGAAGAATCCAAGAAACGCAAAGAGGCCTTGCTGGCACAATACGCCAACATCACGGACGAAGATGA TGAAGGCGAAGAGGAGGATTCGCCAAATGGAAACATCATACCCGGACAGGATAAGT CCATGTTCAAGAACACTAACGTGGAAGAAGTCCTGAACCGGCAAAAGCAAAAGCGGGAACAGGCTCGCGAAGATTCCCAGAAGAAGAAGGAGATGGACAAGATGCAGCGGGAAAAAGACAAACTGGCCAAAGACGAAAGGAAAGAGAAGGAGAAAAAGCGCACGCAAAAGGGAGAACGCAAAAGATAA
- the ccdc43 gene encoding coiled-coil domain-containing protein 43 isoform X2: MLLRREFGVLAKAGRKTAAIRMPGEGPQRAKMAAPSADTGEFESWLNERLDALEVDREVYGAYILGVLQEEESDEEKQDALQGILSAFLDEDKLEDVCQQIIKYWKEYHSSANIRDAGDVEVLAIASMIEKQAQIVVKQKEVSEESKKRKEALLAQYANITDEDDEGEEEDSPNGNIIPGQDKSMFKNTNVEEVLNRQKQKREQAREDSQKKKEMDKMQREKDKLAKDERKEKEKKRTQKGERKR, encoded by the exons GCGGGTCGAAAGACAGCCGCAATCCGCATGCCGGGTGAAGGACCCCAAAGAgccaagatggccgcgcccTCGGCAGACACCGGGGAGTTTGAAAGTTGGCTAAATGAACGACTAGACGCGTTGGAAGTGGACCGAGAGGTGTACGGGGCTTACATTTTAGGCGTGCTTCAAGAAGAGGAGAGCGATGAGGAGAAGCAAGACGCGCTTCAGGGGATTTTATCGGCATTTTTG GATGAAGACAAACTGGAAGATGTCTGTCAGCAGATCATCAAGTATTGGAAGGAGTATCACAGCTCGGCAAACATACGAGATGCTGGAGACG TTGAGGTCCTGGCCATCGCCAGTATGATCGAGAAGCAGGCTCAGATTGTGGTGAAGCAGAAAGAAGTGTCAGAAGAATCCAAGAAACGCAAAGAGGCCTTGCTGGCACAATACGCCAACATCACGGACGAAGATGA TGAAGGCGAAGAGGAGGATTCGCCAAATGGAAACATCATACCCGGACAGGATAAGT CCATGTTCAAGAACACTAACGTGGAAGAAGTCCTGAACCGGCAAAAGCAAAAGCGGGAACAGGCTCGCGAAGATTCCCAGAAGAAGAAGGAGATGGACAAGATGCAGCGGGAAAAAGACAAACTGGCCAAAGACGAAAGGAAAGAGAAGGAGAAAAAGCGCACGCAAAAGGGAGAACGCAAAAGATAA
- the moto gene encoding uncharacterized protein moto encodes MESCKFFPTTMMNGQMRFNGGYGKTSIPMPGLVAQEEEVAEFKLWSSNSRADPNELRNCALNSILTREYPVKYEQEKDEEEDELQGLVSNILDEGDNTIDKMGKPPNVNGLWNPKNLRQDFLQHSKSAERLPNGFSNSEDLIRSQTESKNVPLFQSFSGTSPNPNWHVRVPNREVDDFISYPKRSPPGLPIPQRAKQFPQQTRLSKYDMLANMQPAYNRPINDLPQVAQFLNKLSRPTCDLNENAMSAKLIGNNVQEQRNHMISGLPSVLVEESDQGRYGRFPNTERKTEYPEDSILLKWKFPSQAMPMFYEKQPKGEFWGQNVTPAWKQNNFQEMLQLASENAEYCPPKSFPRASNPKNDHFLTERNHCSNPQPELAFYKMKSQIQKEKKMRDFTREWPQVTARVAKTHLSPPIDQLGDVVRFNGEDIVENVVIPLVNLNGEPRRFSQLPFKSQKDTNPLEKGLPDFTPTAIMNGIGGAKGSYGHLNGSEARYSAGSRADWNSVLVAPLDRNPQAFVSPFSFHLEECFEQLGYLEGERKKMELHLANLYPCKWTPSSRLSDSLPIHLARIDRLIVKLLREEANVECLLHKMERICKVPIHANIRLVLKEHRQAITCIQVRRKEELAIESKHHWNGGPLKEDRDQAVAVTALGELAMTTKKLRTCLWCTFQMILPNPVGRSDDRHTTSREEMHT; translated from the exons ATGGAATCTTGTAAATTCTTTCCAACTACAATGATGAACGGTCAG ATGAGGTTCAATGGCGGTTATGGAAAGACCTCCATTCCCATGCCAGGTTTAGTAGctcaggaagaggaagtggccGAGTTCAAGCTCTGGTCTTCTAACAGTCGTGCTGATCCCAATGAACTCAGGAACTGTGCCCTGAACAGCATTTTGACTAG GGAATACCCTGTCAAATATGAACAAGAgaaggacgaggaggaggatgaaCTACAGGGTTTAGTGTCCAATATTTTGGATGAAGGTGATAATACAATCGACAAAATGGG AAAACCACCTAATGTCAATGGTCTTTGGAATCCCAAGAATTTGAGACAAGACTTTTTACAACATTCCAAATCAGCGGAAAGATTGCCTAACGGTTTTAGTAACAGTGAAGATTTAATTCGATCTCAAACCGAGTCCAAAAATGTGCCGTTATTTCAGAGTTTCAGTGGTACTTCACCTAATCCGAACTGGCACGTTCGTGTTCCTAACAGAGAAGTAGATGACTTTATCAGCTACCCAAAGAGGTCACCACCAGGTCTTCCAATTCCCCAAAGGGCAAAACAATTCCCACAACAGACAAGGCTGAGCAAGTACGACATGTTAGCTAATATGCAGCCAGCGTATAATCGCCCTATTAATGACCTGCCTCAAGTCGCTCAGTTCCTAAACAAGTTAAGCAGACCAACTTGTGATCTTAATGAGAATGCGATGAGTGCAAAGCTCATCGGTAATAACGTGCAGGAACAAAGGAACCACATGATTAGCGGTTTGCCGTCTGTCTTGGTCGAAGAGTCTGATCAAGGACGTTATGGACGTTTTCCAAACACggaaagaaaaacagaataCCCTGAAGACAGCATACTTCTAAAATGGAAATTCCCTAGCCAGGCAATGCCAATGTTTTATGAAAAACAGCCAAAGGGAGAATTCTGGGGCCAAAATGTCACACCAGCATGGAAGCAGAATAATTTTCAAGAAATGTTACAGCTGGCCAGTGAAAATGCTGAATATTGTCCTCCAAAGTCTTTTCCAAGAGCTTCAAATCCCAAGAATGATCATTTTTTGACAGAAAGAAACCACTGCTCGAATCCTCAACCCGAGCTGGCGTTTTACAAGATGAAATCACAGATTCAGAAGGAAAAGAAAATGCGTGACTTCACCCGAGAGTGGCCGCAAGTCACCGCTCGCGTGGCGAAAACACACCTGAGCCCACCCATTGACCAACTGGGCGACGTAGTGAGATTTAATGGAGAAGACATCGTAGAGAACGTGGTCATCCCTCTCGTTAACCTCAACGGTGAACCCAGACGCTTCTCCCAGTTGCCTTTCAAGTCTCAGAAAGACACAAATCCCCTGGAAAAGGGTCTTCCTGACTTCACTCCAACTGCTATAATGAATGGGATCGGAGGGGCGAAGGGGTCTTACGGCCATCTTAACGGGTCAGAGGCTCGCTATTCTGCAGGTTCTCGTGCAGACTGGAATTCTGTTCTGGTAGCTCCACTGGACAGAAATCCTCAGGCTTTTGTGTCCCCATTTTCCTTCCACCTGGAGGAATGTTTTGAGCAGTTGGGATACCTGGAAGGAGAGAGGAAGAAG ATGGAGCTACACCTTGCCAATTTATATCCTTGCAAATGGACTCCATCGTCGAGATTATCTGACAGTCTACCAATCCATTTGGCGAGAATCGATCGCCTTATCGTCAAACTGTTGAGAGAAGAAGCCAAC gtgGAATGCCTTTTGCACAAAATGGAGAGGATATGCAAAGTACCTATCCACGCAAATATCCGCTTGGTACTGAAAGAACACCGCCAGGCTATAACTTGCATCCAGGTGAGACGCAAGGAGGAGCTTGCCATCGAGTCCAAGCATCATTGGAACGGAGGTCCACTCAAAGAAGACAGAG aCCAAGCGGTGGCAGTCACAGCCCTCGGGGAGCTGGCCATGACCACCAAGAAGCTCCGTACGTGCCTTTGGTGCACTTTCCAGATGATTCTGCCCAATCCCGTGGGGCGTTCAGACGACCGCCACACCACTAGTAGGGAGGAAATGCACACATAA
- the LOC144088024 gene encoding frizzled-2-like, giving the protein MFFCRTWFALYFFLPAMTRTQYQGDNGMVIPEHGFCQPISIPLCTDIAYNQTIMPNLVGHYNQEDAGLEVHQFYPLVKVQCSPELKFFLCSMYAPVCTVLEKAIPPCRSICERAKQGCEALMNKFGFQWPDRLRCENFPVLGDGQICVGQNDSSAAAATVPPLSIPGTQDVSLASGPDKPFRCPAALAVPPYLNYMFLEEKDCAAPCEPARGGGYMFFSDGEIHFSRVWILVWSVLCCASTLFTVTTYLVDMQRFRYPERPIIFLSGCYTMVSVAYIAGFFLGDKVVCNESFDPDGFKTVVQGTKKEGCTILFMMLYFFSMASSIWWVILSLTWFLAAGMKWGHEAIEAHSQYFHLAAWALPAVKTIGILAIGQIEGDVLSGVCFVSLSNLDPLRRFVLAPLFVYLFVGTSFLLAGFVSLFRIRTIMKHDGSKTEKLERLMVRIGVFSVLYTVPATIVIACFFYEQAFRPHWERSWVGHSCRSLAIPCPAQTGARMTPDFTVYMIKYLMTLIVGITSGFWIWSGKTLQSWHKFCSRLTNGKRGETAV; this is encoded by the coding sequence ATGTTTTTTTGCCGGACTTGGTTTGCCCTCTACTTCTTCTTGCCCGCGATGACGAGAACTCAATATCAAGGAGACAACGGAATGGTCATCCCGGAGCACGGATTTTGCCAACCGATCTCCATTCCCCTGTGCACCGACATTGCCTACAACCAAACCATCATGCCCAACCTGGTGGGCCACTACAACCAAGAGGACGCCGGGCTGGAGGTCCACCAATTCTACCCGTTGGTGAAGGTACAATGCTCCCCGGAGTTGAAATTCTTCCTGTGCTCCATGTACGCTCCGGTTTGCACGGTCCTGGAGAAGGCCATCCCGCCTTGCAGGTCCATCTGCGAGAGGGCCAAGCAGGGCTGCGAGGCCCTCATGAACAAGTTCGGCTTCCAGTGGCCCGACCGTCTCCGCTGCGAGAACTTCCCCGTGCTGGGCGACGGTCAGATATGCGTGGGCCAGAACGActcgtccgccgccgccgccaccgtccCGCCCTTGTCCATCCCGGGCACCCAGGACGTGTCGTTGGCGTCGGGCCCGGACAAGCCCTTCCGCTGCCCCGCCGCGCTAGCGGTGCCCCCTTACTTGAACTACATGTTCCTGGAGGAGAAGGACTGCGCGGCCCCCTGCGAGCCGGCCCGGGGCGGCGGCTACATGTTCTTCTCCGACGGGGAAATCCACTTCTCGCGCGTCTGGATCCTGGTCTGGTCGGTGCTGTGCTGCGCGTCCACCTTATTCACCGTCACCACGTATCTGGTGGACATGCAGCGTTTCCGCTACCCCGAGAGGCCCATCATCTTCCTGTCGGGCTGCTACACCATGGTCTCGGTGGCGTACATCGCCGGCTTCTTCCTGGGCGACAAAGTGGTGTGCAACGAGAGTTTCGACCCGGACGGCTTCAAGACGGTGGTCCAGGGCACCAAGAAGGAAGGCTGCACCATCCTCTTCATGATGCTCTACTTCTTCAGCATGGCCAGCTCCATCTGGTGGGTCATCCTGTCGCTGACCTGGTTCCTGGCGGCGGGGATGAAGTGGGGCCACGAGGCCATCGAGGCCCACTCCCAGTACTTCCACCTGGCGGCCTGGGCGCTGCCGGCCGTCAAGACCATCGGGATCCTGGCCATCGGGCAGATCGAGGGCGACGTGCTGAGCGGCGTTTGCTTCGTCAGTCTGAGCAACCTGGACCCCCTGCGCCGCTTCGTCCTGGCGCCGCTCTTCGTCTACCTCTTCGTGGGCACCTCCTTCCTGCTGGCCGGCTTCGTCTCGCTCTTCCGCATCCGCACCATCATGAAGCACGACGGCAGCAAGACGGAGAAGCTGGAGCGGCTGATGGTGCGCATCGGCGTCTTCAGCGTGCTCTACACCGTGCCGGCCACCATCGTCATCGCCTGCTTCTTCTACGAGCAGGCCTTCCGCCCGCACTGGGAGCGTAGTTGGGTGGGCCACAGCTGCAGGAGCCTGGCCATCCCCTGCCCGGCGCAGACGGGAGCCCGCATGACGCCGGACTTCACCGTCTACATGATCAAGTACCTGATGACGCTCATCGTGGGCATCACGTCCGGTTTCTGGATCTGGTCCGGGAAAACGCTGCAGTCCTGGCACAAGTTTTGCAGCAGGCTGACGAACGGCAAACGCGGGGAGACCGCCGTGTGA